CGCTGAAGCTCGGGCACGAGCCCGTCGGTGATCTCCGCGATGTAGCGGCGCGTGAGGTCCGGGTCCATCAGCAGGAAACCATCGCCGCCCACTTCGTCGACGATCTCGGACAACCGCGCGGCGACGTCCTGCGCGGTGCCGACGAGGTTCACGTCGGACAGCATCTTGCCGCTGCCGCTGATCTCGCGCAGCGTGCGCCCGGTGTACTGCGCAACGAGCGTCTGGTGTCCGTTCGACTTCAGTTCCGGCAGCGGCTCGTCGAGGTCGAACTGCGAGAAGTCGATGCCGCTCGTGCGCGACAGCGACGCGAGATGCGCTTCGATATGCTTCTCGGCGTCCGCCAGTTGCGCGCGGCGGCGCATCTCCGCGTTCTCGCTCGACTCGTCGACGATCGGCGTGATCAGGAACAACACCTTCACGGTGTCCGGATCGCGTCCCGCCTCGCGCGCCTTCGCGCGGATATCGTCGCGGAACGCCTTCATCGACGCGACGCTGCGCGCGGTGCCGATCACCGTTTCCGCCCAGCGCGCCGCGAACTGCCGGCCGCGCGTCGAGCCGCCCGCCTGGCAGATCACCGGCCGCCCCTGCGGCGAGCGCGGCGCGCCGAGCGGCCCGCGCGAACGGAAATACTGGCCCTCGAAATGCACGGGCCGCACCTTCGACGGGTCCGCGAAAATCTCGTTCTGCTGGTCCATCACGACCGCGTCGGCGTCCCACGACTCCCACAGCTTGATGACCAGGTCGACGTATTCGTCGGCCATGTCGTAACGCTGGTCGTGCGGATACTGCCGGTCGAGGCCGAAGTTCTGCGCGCCGCCGTCGTTGCTGCCGGTCACGAGATTCCAGCCGGCGCGGCCGCGGCTTACGTGGTCGAGCGTGTTGGTGAGGCGCGCGAGCTGGAACGGATGGTATTCGGTCGTCGACAGCGTCGTGACGACGCCGAGCCGCTGCGTCGCCTGAATCAGGAACGACGCGAGCACGGCAGGATCGAGCTTGGGCGAATCGACCGCGTAGCGCAGATAGGTGTCGTGCGAGTTCTGGTACGTGTACGGGATGTTCGACGAATCCTCGATCATCACGTAGTCGAACGCCGCGCGCTCCAGCGCGCGCGACAGGTCGACGAACAGGTCGGGCGAGGTCCAGCCCTTCGGGTTCGGGCCGCCCCACGGCAGGCGCCAGGCCTTCGGGCCGTAGCCGCGGGAGATGAACCATGCGAGGTGAAACGGGGTGCGTGCCATGATTGCTTCGGGTCGGTCGGGTCGAGGGCTAACGGGTTACGGACGGGCCGTCACCGCGACCGAGATCGGGCCGCCGCGCCGCACCGTGTTGTAGATCACGCAGCCGCTGGTGAAGTGGTCGATCAGTTGCTGCGCCTCGTCCTGCGTGACGCCGTGCACCGTCACGTCGATGTGCACGCGCGCGAAACGCGTGCGGTCGTCGGCGTCGCGCACCGAATCGACGGCTGCCGTCGCGTGCCTCACCGTCAGGTTCAGTTCACGCGCCGCCTTCTCGACGCTGCCGAGCGCGCACACGCCGAGTGCGGACAGCAGCAGTTCGGACGGCTCGACGGCCGCCGTGTCGCCGTCGCGCGCCGACGGCGAATCGGAGGCGAAAAGATTGCCGCGGCTTTCCACCAGATAGCGCCCGGTCACGCCAATGGTCGTCGTGGTTGCGCTGCGTTGCTCGCTCATGGGAATGCTTCCTTGCAGTGGGATCGTCAGGGTGTCGTGGCCGTGATTAGATACCCGGCCCCGGAATTGTTCCAGTAACATATTCAGATATGTTTATCTTATAAAAATATGTTCAGCAAGACCTTGTACGACGACAATGCCGTCGGCAAAACGAAACCTGACGCCCGAACTGGCGTAGACTGGCGCCCTTGGAGACCGGCGAAACGCCCGCCCGGCGGGCCGGCGCTGCTTGCGGGCAGGCAGCGCGGAGCGCGTCAACAGCAACGGACGAATGAATGACGAAACGACAAACCCCGCCGGATAATCTCGATACGGACACCGGCCAACTGGCCGAGGCGGACTGGCTGGCCCGTTATGTTCAGACCGACGGCGGCGGCGACCTGGTCAACGGCATCCGCGACCTGATCCGCTCCGGGCGGCTGCAAACCGGCGCGCGGCTGCCGACGGTGCGGATGCTCGCGCCGCTGCTCGGCGTGAGCCCGGCGACGGTCGCCGGCGCATGGTCGCGGCTGCGCGACCTCGGGCTGATCGAGACGCGCCGGCGCGGCGGCACTGTCGTGACCGACCTCGGGCCGCGCGTCGCCGCGCACCCGGCCGCGGCGGACGCGCAATCGTGGGATCTCGCGCAGGGGCTGATCGACTACGCGCTGCTGCCGGACCTGCGCCAGGCGCTGCTGGCCGGGCTCGACGAATCGTCCGTGCATCGCGCGTCGAAGGAACATGCGGTGCCGAGCCTGATCGCGGCGGTCGCGCCGACGTGGCCGTTCCAGCCAGACGCGTGGAGCACCGCCGGCAGCGGCACCGAAGGCACGCTGCTGGCGATCCAGGCGGCAGCCGGCGAGCGCGGCGTGGTCGCGATAGAGTCGCCGACCAGCCCGCGGCTGCTCGACATCTGCGCGACGCTCGGTGTCGAACTGGTCGCGGTGGACTGCGACGAGCGCGGCCCGACGCCCGCGTCGCTGCGCGCGGCGCTCGCGCGCGAGCCGGCCGCGTTCGTCTATCAGCCGCGCGCGCAGGTGCCGCTCGGCCATGCGATCGACGCGGCCCGGCTGTCCGAACTCGCGCGCGAACTGGAGCCGCACCCGGGCACGCAGATCGTCGAGGACGACTTCATCGGCCCGCTATCGCAGGTGGCCGCGCCGAGCATGGGCGCGCTGCTGCCGGAACGCACGCTGCTCGTGCGCGGCTACTGCAACACGTATGGGATCGATCTGCGCACCTGCGTGATCGGCGGGTCGTCGCGGCTGGTGGACAAGGTGCGGCGGCTGCGCAGCTTCGGCGCGGCGATGAACAGCCGGATCCTGCAAGGCGCGCTCGCGTGGCTGCTTCGCGATGAGCGGACCAGCGCGGCGGTCGCGCGCGCGCGGCAGCGTTACGCGAGCCGGCGCTCAGTGCTGCTGAAGCTGTTGCAGGATCGCGGGTTGACCGCGCAGGGTGCGGACGGTCTGAACCTGTGGGTGGCGGTGCCGAACGAGGAAACGGCGATCGTGTCGCTGGCCGCGCACGGCATCTCGGTCGGCAGCGGGCGGCGCTGCCACGTCGGGCCGAAGGCCGGCGAATTCCTGCGCGTGTCCACCGCGCGGCTGCCGGACAATCCCGCCGAGCTCGAACACATCGCCGACTGCTTCGCGGAAGTGCTGACCGCGCAGCGGCCGGACGGGATGATCCTCGGACACGAATGAACGAATGAACGAACGCGCGCCGCGCGGCGGCGCCCGTCAATACCGGTCGAACGCCGCCTGCAACGCGGCCGGATCGTCGGTCTGCGTGAGCGCGAGCATCAGCAGGATGCGGGCCTTCTGCGGCAACTGATCGTCGACCGTGAGCCAGCCGAACGCGCCGTCCGGCTGCGCGCCGTTGCGCACGACCACGCCGCTGCCGGTGCGCGACGCGCGCACCACCCGCAGCCCGCCGCGCGCCGCGTCGCGCAGCGGCCCGATCAGCGATTCCGACACGTTGCCGTTGCCGGTCCCCGCGTAGATGAGCCCGCGCGCGTCCGCCGCGATCGCGTCGATCACGCGGCGGTCGAGCGCGCCGTACGCATGCACGACGTCGACCTTCGGCAGCGCGTCGAGCGCATCGGCCGACCACGGCGTATCGAGCGTATGCGGCCGCGCCGGCCGGCGGTAATAACGCGGCACGCCTTCCACCACGTAACCGAGCGGGCCATACGGCGAGCCGAACGCTTCGAGCTTGAAGCTGTTGCGCTTCGCGACGTCGCGCGCGGTGTGAATCTCGTCGTTCACGACGACCAGCGCGCCGAGCCCGCGCGATGCCGGGTCCGCGGCGACCGCGAGCGCGTCGTACAGGTTCAGCGCCGCGTCGGAACTCAGCGCGGACGGCGGCCGCATCGAGCCGACCACGACGACCGGCTTTGCGCTCTTCAGCGTCAGGTGCAGGAAATACGCGGTCTCCTCGATCGTGTCGGTGCCGTGCGCGATCACCACGCCATCGACGTCCGGCTGCGCGAGCAGCGCGGACACGCGCCGGCCGATCACGAGCAGATGCGCGTTGCCGAAGTTCTCCGAGCCGGTTTGCAGCAACTGCTCCGCGCGCAGGTTCGCGAGCGCGTCGGCGTGCGGGATCGACGCGAGCACTTCGTCGATGCCGAGCACCGAGCACTGGTACGCGGACGTGTTGACCGCCGCGTTGCCGCGGCCCGCGATCGTGCCGCCGGTGCCGATCACGACGAGATTGGGCTTTGCTGTCATGCGGGTTCGATTGCGATTCGTTCAGGGTTGACGCGAGGTTCGCGGCGCGCTCAGCCGGCCGGCGCGAACGTGTCGTGCAGCGCCGAATGGCGGCCGCCCGCGAGCCGTTCCGCGAGCAGCGCGGCCGCCCCCATCGCGAGCGTGAAGCCGAGCGCGCCATGGCCGACGTTCAGCCACAGGTTGCGGAAGCGGGTCGGGCCGACGATCGGCGTGCCGCGCGGCGTCGCCGGGCGCAGCCCGGTCCACTCGACCGCCGCGCCCGAGCCGACGTCCGGGAACAGCGCGGCGGTTTCCGCGCGCAGCGTCGCGATCCGCCGCGGATCGGGCGCGAGCGAATCGCCTTCGAGGTCCGCGATGCCGGCCACGCGCAACCGCGACCCAAGCCGCGCATACACGACCTTACGGCCGAAATCGGTCACGCTCACATGAGGCGCGCGCACGCCCGGCTGCAGGTCGAACGTGAGGCTGTAGCCCTTCAGCGGATAGACCGGCACATGGATGCCGAGCGGCTTCAGCAGCGACGCGCACGCCGCGCCCGATGCGACGACCAGATGATCCGCGTCGAGCGGCGCGCCGTCGTGCAACGCGAACACATGCCCGTCCGCCGACACGTTCAATCGGTCGATCCCGGTTTCCATCACGAACCGCACGCCGCGCGCGCGCAGCAGCCCTTCGAGGCCGGCGCAGAAGCGGCGACAATCGGCGGTGTCCTCGCCCGGCGTATGAATGCCGCCCGCGAGTTGCGGACGCACGTCGGCCAATGCCGGTTCGAGCGCGACGCACGCGTCGGCATCGAGCGCATATTGCTCGCAGCCGAGCGTGCGCTGGAATTCGAGTTGCCGGAGCGCGCCGTGCATCGCGGCGGCGTCGCGATGCAGCACGAGCTTGCCCGAGCGCGTGAAGTCGAAATCGAGCTGCGGTTCGGCGGCGATCAGTTCGTGCATCAGCGTGCGGCTCAGGAACGACAGCGACAGCAGTTCACGCGTCGTCAGATCGCTGCGCCGGCGCGTGCAGGCACGAAGGAACGCGATGCACCAGCGCCACTGCCGCGCGTCGAGCCGCGGCCGGAAGCGCACCGGCGCATCGCCGCGCACGAGCCAGCCGGGCAGCTTCGACACGACGCCCGGCCCCGCGAGCGGCGCGACGTAGCTATACGACAGCTGGCCGCCGTTGCCGAAGCTCGTTTCCGCTGCGACGTCCGCGTGGCGATCGACGACCGTCACGTCGTGGCCCGCCCGATTCAGGCAATACGCGCTCGACAGGCCGATCACGCCCGCGCCGACGATCAATATCCGCATCCCGCTGCCCCGCTTTCCCGTATGGTTCGCCACGCGGCTCGCCGCCCGCGACGCGGGCGACAGAACCGACGCGCTGACTGTACGCGCGCGGCGCGCGCCGCCATTGCATGGTTCTGCCGGAAAGTAGAAGAAACGCGACAACAACGACCGCGACAGGCGGCGCGCTCACTCGGCGGCGGCGGCCCCTCGCGACGCGCGCAGCTTGCCCGGCGTCACGCCGTACGACTCGCGGAACACGCGGATGAAATGCGCGGAATCCGCGAACCCGCATTCGTAGGCGATGTCGGTGATCTTGCGCGTGGTGTTGACGAGCATCCAGCGCGCGTAGCGCAGCCGCATCCGCCGGTAGAACTCGTTCGGCGACGTGTTCATCTCGGCCATGAACGTGCGTTCGAGATGGCGCACGCTGGTGCCGATCATCTTCGCGATCGCCGCGATGTTCAGCGGCGCTTCGAGGTTCTCTTCCATCAGCAGCACCGCATGGCGGACGGTCGCGTCCTCGACCGACGGATACCCGAGCGCCGCGCGCCGCTCGACGAACGACCCGCCGCGCTGGCGGCTCACCGTCATCTGGTGGATCACCTTCGACGCGCGATCGGGGCCGCAGTGCAGGCTGATGAGCCGCGTGGACAGTTCGACGACCGAAATGCCGCCCGCGCACGTGATGCGGTCGCCGTCGATCAGATAATCCGCGTGCGTGACGACGCGCAGCGCGGGGAACAGGCGTCGATAGTCGTCCAGATGAAAGCTGTGCACGCACGCGACGCGGTCGTCCATCAGTCCCGCGCGCGCCAGCACGAAGCTGCCGGTGCACAGGCCGACGAGCGGCACGCCCGCGCCGGCCGCCTGTTGCAGATAGTCCCAGTAACGGCGGTCCGCGTGATCGAGATGCGGCAGCAGCCCGCCGATCACGACCAGATAGTCGAACTGCGCCGGGTCGGCAAACGCGGACTGCACCGGCACCGGAATCCCGCAGCTTGCCTCGACCGCTTCGCCGGGCGCGCCGACGACGGTCCACAGGCAGCGCAGCTGGCGGCTCTGGTCGCCGCGATCCGCCGCGTGGCGCAGCGCGTCGCACAGGCCCGCGAGCGACAGCAGCGGAAACCGCGGCCACAGCAGAATGCCGACGCTCAGTTCCGCGCCGGAGCGGCTGCGGCGCGCGGGCGACGCCGACGGCAGCGCGTCGAGCTGCTCGACCAGGTCGTGCGTGGCGGCCCCGGCCGCGAGCGTGGATTCTTCGATGGTCGGCATGCGCGGCCCCGTCAGCGGATGTGCGCGGATTATACGGCGCCGATAAACGCGCGGCGCGCGCCGCCGCGCTGTCGCAATTCTTCTGTTTTCCGGCAGATCGGTTCAATGCCCGCGCTTTGTGGCTGCATACATTCACATCGCCAACGGACGACACCGCCCCGCGGCGCGCGAGCGGTCTCGCACGACGGGGACGCCGGCCGCCGCCTCACGAGGGCCGGCGGCCGGCGCCCTCCACGCGGCAACGGCAGCGGCGGCAGCCGCCCGCTCCGGTCAACCACAACTACTTTCGGGTGAAGCATGAGCAAGAGCACTGCGTTGGGTCGCGAACTCGCGACGGTCGGCATATTCGCGGCACTGGCCGCCGCGCACGCGGGCGTCGCCCGCGCGGACGACACGGTGAAGATCGGCGAGGCCGCGCCGGTCACCGGGCCGGCGTCGTATCTCGGCAAGGACACCGAAAACGGCGCGCGCCTCGCGATCGAGGAGATCAACCAGGCCGGCCTCACGATCGGCGGCAAGAAGATCACGCTGGTGTTCGACGCGCAGGACGACGCGGGCGACCCGCGCCAGGCCACCCAGGTCGCGCAGAAGCTGGTGGACGACAAGGTCGCGGCGGTGGTCGGGCACATGCAGTCGGGCTCGACCATTCCGGCGTCGAAGATCTACAGCGACGCGGGCATCGTGCAGGTGTCGCCGTCCGCGACCAACCCCGCGTACACGCAGCAGGGCTTCAAGACCGCGTATCGCGTGGTCGCGACCGATGCGCAGCAAGGCCCGACGCTCGCCGACTACGCGGCGAATACGATGAAGATCCACACGGTCGCGATCGTCGACGATTCGACCGCTTACGGCCAGGGGCTCGCGGTCGAATTCGAGAAGCAGGCGAAGGCGGACGGCATCACGGTGCTGTCGCACGACGCGACCAACGACAAGGCCGTGGACTTCCGCGCGATCCTCACGAAGATCAAGGGCGAGAAGCCGGACGCGATCATGTACGGCGGCCTCGACGGCACCGGCGGCCCGTTCGCGAAGCAGGCTAAGCAACTCGGGATCGCGGTGAAGGTGCTGGCCGGCGACGGACTGTGCGCGGACGACCTCGCGAAACTCGCGGGCGACGCGGCCGACGACGTGGTCTGCTCGATCGCCGGCGCGCCGCTGCTGAAGATGCCGGACGGCCCCGCGTTCGTCGAGCGCTACAAGAAGCGGTTCGGTTACGCGCCGGTGCTGAATTCGCCGTTCGCGTACGACGCGGTCGGCATCATCGTCGATGCAATGAAGCGCGCGCAATCGACCGAGCCGGACAAGATCCTCGCCGCGATGCCCGCCACCGACCATCATGGCGTGCTCGGCGAAACGCAGTTCGACGCGAAGGGCGATCTGCGGCACGGCGTGATCTCGCTGTACAAGTACGTCGGCGGCAAGCAGACGCTGTTGAGCGTCGTCGAGAAGTAGACGCGGCGGTTGCATGCGTCGCGACGCGGCCCGTGCAGGGTCGCGTCGCGCGCCCCGCTACATGCTGCGTCGCTCAATTGCGCCGCTCAGTTGCGTTGATTCCTCACCGCCGCCAGAATCCCGCGCAGCAGATCGGCCGGCGACGGCGGACACCCCGGTATCGACACATCGACCGGCAGCAGATCGGACACCCCGCCGCACACCGCATAACCGTCGCGAAAGATCCCGCCGGTGCAGGCGCACTCGCCGGCCGCGACGACGAGCTTCGGCGCGGGCGTCGCGTCGTAGGCCTGCCTCACCGCTTCGCGCATGTTCAGCGCGAGCGGCCCGGTAATCAGCAGCAGGTCCGCATGGCGCGGACTCGCGACGAAGCGGATGCCCAGCCCCTCGATGTTGTAGTACGGGTTGTTCAGCGCATGGATTTCCAGTTCGCAGCCGTTGCACGACCCGGCGTCGATCTGCCGGATCGTGAGCGCGCGGCCCAGCACGTCGAGGATCTCCTGCTGGATGCGCTCGCCTTCCGCGCGCCATTCGTCGGCGGGCGCGGGCGCCGGCTCGTCGGGCGTGCCGGTCGTCGCGATCTGCTTCAGAAGTTGCCACATTACAGGTCGTGTCCCGCGTAGTTCAGATTGAACGACTTGTTGATCAGCGGAAAGTCCGGAACGATGTTGCCGATGATCGCGTGTTCGAGCGCGGGCCAGTTCTGCCACGACGGATCGTGCGCATGGCAGCGCGCGATCGTGTTGCCCTCGCCCGTCTCCAGCGCGACCAGCACGTCGCCGCGCCAGCCTTCGACCCAGCCGATGCCGCGCGCCGCCGGACCGTCCGCCTCGACGCGCGCGACGATGCCGCCGCCGGGCAAGCCGGCCGCGAGCGCGCGGATCAGGCGCAACGATTCGTAGACTTCCCCGAAACGCACCGCGACGCGCGCGGCGACGTCGCCGCGCGTTTCCAGCACGCGCCGCACCGCGAGTTCGTCGTACGGCGCAAACGGACAATCGACGCGCACGTCGATCGCGCGGCCGCTCGCGCGCGCGGCGAGCCCGCATACGCTGAAGTGCTCGACGACCGGCGCGCGTAATACGCCCGCATTCGCGAAGCGGTCCTGCAAGCCCGACTGGTCGTCGTACACGCGCTGGATCGCGCGCACGCCCGCTTCGATCGCGTCGCACTGTTGCGCGATCGCGGCGAGCGCGTCCGCGTCGGCGTCCACCGCGACGCCGCCCGGCACGATCACATCCTTCGCGTAGCGATGGCCGAACACGCGATCGTTGAGCCGCAACCAGTCCTCCTTCAGCCGCGAGAACTGCGCGAGGCCGAATGCGAAACCCGCGTCGTTGCCGAGCGCGCCCAGGTCGCCGAGATGATTCGCGACGCGCTCGCGCTCCAGCAGCAGCGCGCGCAGCCACGACGCGCGGCGCGGCACGTCGATGCGCCGCGCGCTCTCGACCGCCATGCAATATGCCCACGCGAACGCGACGGTGGTGTCGCCGGCGATGCGGCCCGCGAGCCGATGGCCTTCCAGCAGCGGCGTGCGCTCGAACAGCCGCTCGATGCCGCGATGCAGATAACCGAGCCTCTCTTCGAGCCGCAGCACCTTTTCGCCGACCACCGAGAAGCGGAAATGCCCCGGCTCGATGATGCCCGCATGGATCGGTCCGACCGCGATCTCGTGCACGCCGTCGCCGGCCACCTGCACGAACGGATAATCGGCCTCGTTCGATTCGAACCGCTCGGTGCCGGACACGCGCTTTTGCAGCGGATGATAATCGGCCGGCCAGTTGCCGTGATTCAGCCACGGCCGCGTATCGTCCGCGCCGCGCGCGTGCAGGCCGAGCAGATCGTGAACCGCGCGCTGCATCCGCGTCGCGCATGCAAAGGTCGCGGACAGGTCCGGATAACCGCGTTCTGCGTCGGCCGCGACGCGGACCCACAGCAGCCCGTCGTCGAACGCATAGGCGGCCGATACACCGAATCCGCCGACCGCGCCCGCCGCCGCCTCGTCGCCCCACAGCGATACGAGCCGCGCGCCCGCTTCGCGCGCGGCCGCCGCGACGCGCAGCCACGCATCGGCATCGACCGCCGCGAAACGCGCCGCCGCGCCCGCGAGCGGCACGACACCGGCCAGTTCGAGTGCGTCGCTTCGCATCATCCCCCCGCGATCATCGCCGCCGCCTGCCGGTACCACGTCGCAAGCCACGGCGGAATATAGAGGCCGAGCATCAGCCCGAGCCCGAGATGGACGAACACCGGCAGCAGCGCCGGCGAATGTTCGAGCTTCGTTGCGGTCGTGTCGCCGAACACCATGTGCTGCACGCGCGTGAAGATCGCCGCGAACGCAACCGCGAGCGCGAGCAGCAGCAGCGGCGTCGCCCACGGCAGGCGCGCCATCGCGGTGGTCAGGATCAGGAACTCGCTCGCGAACACGCCGAACGGCGGTATCCCGACGATCGCGAGCGCGCCGAGCATCATTCCCCAGCCGACCGTCGGGCTCACGCGCAGCAGCCCGCGAATGTCGTCGATGGCCTGCGTATGGGTCTTCTGCACCGCATGGCCGACCGCGAAGAAGATCGCGGACTTCACCAGCGAATGCACGGTCATGTGCAGCAGCCCCGCGAACGTCGCGATCGGGCCGCCGAGGCCGAACGCGAACGTCATCAGCCCCATGTGCTCGATCGACGAATACGAGAACAACCGCTTCACGTCCTTCTGCCGGAACAGCGAAAAGGTCGCGACGAGCACCGAGATCAGCCCGAAGCCGACCAGCAGCCGGCCCGGCAGGCCGTTCTGCAACGCGCCGTCCGCGAGCACCTTGCAGCGCAGCACCGCGTACAGCGCGACGTTCAGCAGCAGCCCGGACAGCACCGCCGAGATCGGCGTCGGGCCTTCCGCGTGCGCGTCCGGCAGCCAGTTGTGCATCGGCACGAGGCCGACCTTCGTGCCGTAGCCGATCAGCAGGAACACGAACGCAAGCGACACGATGGTCGGATCGAGGCCGCCGCGCACTTCGTTCAGGCTGCTCCACAGCAGTGCGTCGCCGCCCGCCAGATGCCGGCTCGCGGCGAGATACAGCAGGATCGTGCCGAACAGCGCCTGCGCGATGCCGACGCCGCACAGGATGAAATACTTCCACGCTGCTTCGAGGCTCGCGGCGGTGCGATAGACGCTGACCAGCAGCACGGTCGCGAGCGTCGCCGCCTCCATCGCGACCCACAGGATGCCCATGTTGTTCGTCAGCAGCGCGAGCAGCATCGCGAACACGAACAGCTGATACATGCTGTGATAAAGGCGCATCCGCGCCGGGGTCATCCGGCCGCGGTCGCGCTCGATGCGCATGTACGGCTGCGAGAACATCGATGTGGTCCAGCCGACGAACGCGGTGAGCGCGACGAGGAACACGTTCAGCGGATCGACGAAGAACAGCTTGTCGAACATGAACGCCGGCCCGTGCGCGACGGTGCGCTGCGCGAGCAGCAGCGTCGCCGCGAACGTGACGAAGCTGAACGCGACGTTCACGCGCGACGCGCCGCGATGCTGGCCGACGAGCGCGAGCACGCCGCCCGCGACGAGCGGGCAACCGCAAACGATCAGCAGCAGCGCGGCGTCAGTCATCTTTGAGTTTTTCGAGGTGGTGGATGTCGAGGCTGTCGAACTGCTCGCGGATCTGGAACATGAACACGCCGAGAATCAGGATGCCGACCAGCACGTCGAGGCCGATGCCGAGTTCGACGATCATCGGCATCCCGTTGGTCGCGGCGGCCGCCGCGAAGAACAGCCCGTTTTCCATCGACAGGAAGCCGATCACCTGCGGAATCGCCTTCGCGCGCGTAATCATCATCATGAACGACAGCAGCACGCACGCGAGCGCGATGCCGAGCGTGCCGCGCGCGACCGACGACGCGAGCTGGCTCACCGGCGACGCGACGTTGAACGCGACGATCACGAGCACGATGCCGACCAGCAGCGTCGCGGGGATGTTCAGCAGCGATTCGACGTCGGTGCGCACGTTCAGCCGCAGCACCACCTTGTACAGAATCCACGGGATCAGCGCGACCTTCAGCACCAGCGTGAGGAACGCGGACACGTACAGGTGCGTGTCGCTCGTCACGTAACCGAGCACGAGGTTCGCGGACACGAGCGCGAGCCCTTGCAGCGTGTACAGATGCAGCAGCGACAGCACGCGGCGCTGGCTCAGCATCGCGAACGACAGCAGCAGCAGGATCGCCGCGAGGAAGTTGATGATCTGCGTCGCGAAGCCGTGCATTCACGCCCCCAGCAGGAAGTGGACGAGCATGCCGATCACCGCGAGCAGGAACGCGGTGGCAAGAAACTCGGGGACCCGGAACACGCGCATCTTCGCGTTCGCGGTTTCGACGAACGCGAGCGCCGCGCCGCCGATCGCGAGCTTCACGAACAGCGCCGGAATCGCGAACAGCAGCGCGAGCGGATTGCCCGCCTCCGCGATCCCCCACGGCACGAACAGCGCGAGGCCGATGCACGAATACGCGAGCAGCTTCAGGCTCGCGGCCCACTCCATCAGCGCGAGATGGCGGCCCGAGTATTCGAGGATCAGCGCTTCGTGGATCATCGTCAGTTCGAGGTGCGTGGTCGGGTTGTCGACCGGCAGCCGCGCGTTTTCCGCGAGCGACACCATCGTGAACGCGATGCCCGCGAACGCGAGGCTCGGATAGATCGCGAATTCGCTATGACTGATCGTCTCGACGATGCTGGTCAGCAGCGTCGACTGCGTGATGAGCGACGCGGAGAACAGCACCATCAGCAGCGCCGGCTCCGCGAGGAACCCGACCAGCATTTCGCGCCGCGCGCCGAGCGTGCCGAACG
The Paraburkholderia caballeronis genome window above contains:
- a CDS encoding hydrogenase large subunit; its protein translation is MRSDALELAGVVPLAGAAARFAAVDADAWLRVAAAAREAGARLVSLWGDEAAAGAVGGFGVSAAYAFDDGLLWVRVAADAERGYPDLSATFACATRMQRAVHDLLGLHARGADDTRPWLNHGNWPADYHPLQKRVSGTERFESNEADYPFVQVAGDGVHEIAVGPIHAGIIEPGHFRFSVVGEKVLRLEERLGYLHRGIERLFERTPLLEGHRLAGRIAGDTTVAFAWAYCMAVESARRIDVPRRASWLRALLLERERVANHLGDLGALGNDAGFAFGLAQFSRLKEDWLRLNDRVFGHRYAKDVIVPGGVAVDADADALAAIAQQCDAIEAGVRAIQRVYDDQSGLQDRFANAGVLRAPVVEHFSVCGLAARASGRAIDVRVDCPFAPYDELAVRRVLETRGDVAARVAVRFGEVYESLRLIRALAAGLPGGGIVARVEADGPAARGIGWVEGWRGDVLVALETGEGNTIARCHAHDPSWQNWPALEHAIIGNIVPDFPLINKSFNLNYAGHDL
- a CDS encoding NADH-quinone oxidoreductase subunit B family protein → MWQLLKQIATTGTPDEPAPAPADEWRAEGERIQQEILDVLGRALTIRQIDAGSCNGCELEIHALNNPYYNIEGLGIRFVASPRHADLLLITGPLALNMREAVRQAYDATPAPKLVVAAGECACTGGIFRDGYAVCGGVSDLLPVDVSIPGCPPSPADLLRGILAAVRNQRN
- a CDS encoding formate hydrogenlyase; this encodes MHGFATQIINFLAAILLLLSFAMLSQRRVLSLLHLYTLQGLALVSANLVLGYVTSDTHLYVSAFLTLVLKVALIPWILYKVVLRLNVRTDVESLLNIPATLLVGIVLVIVAFNVASPVSQLASSVARGTLGIALACVLLSFMMMITRAKAIPQVIGFLSMENGLFFAAAAATNGMPMIVELGIGLDVLVGILILGVFMFQIREQFDSLDIHHLEKLKDD
- a CDS encoding respiratory chain complex I subunit 1 family protein; protein product: MITWSGLLSQGLEILVALAAAPLLTGWINICRARLQKRRAPSLWQPYRMLHKLFNKESVVAEHASPIFRAAPYVVWGAMTLACAIVPTLSTDLPLSPAADAIALVGLFALARVTISLAAMDIGTAFGTLGARREMLVGFLAEPALLMVLFSASLITQSTLLTSIVETISHSEFAIYPSLAFAGIAFTMVSLAENARLPVDNPTTHLELTMIHEALILEYSGRHLALMEWAASLKLLAYSCIGLALFVPWGIAEAGNPLALLFAIPALFVKLAIGGAALAFVETANAKMRVFRVPEFLATAFLLAVIGMLVHFLLGA
- a CDS encoding hydrogenase 4 subunit F; protein product: MTDAALLLIVCGCPLVAGGVLALVGQHRGASRVNVAFSFVTFAATLLLAQRTVAHGPAFMFDKLFFVDPLNVFLVALTAFVGWTTSMFSQPYMRIERDRGRMTPARMRLYHSMYQLFVFAMLLALLTNNMGILWVAMEAATLATVLLVSVYRTAASLEAAWKYFILCGVGIAQALFGTILLYLAASRHLAGGDALLWSSLNEVRGGLDPTIVSLAFVFLLIGYGTKVGLVPMHNWLPDAHAEGPTPISAVLSGLLLNVALYAVLRCKVLADGALQNGLPGRLLVGFGLISVLVATFSLFRQKDVKRLFSYSSIEHMGLMTFAFGLGGPIATFAGLLHMTVHSLVKSAIFFAVGHAVQKTHTQAIDDIRGLLRVSPTVGWGMMLGALAIVGIPPFGVFASEFLILTTAMARLPWATPLLLLALAVAFAAIFTRVQHMVFGDTTATKLEHSPALLPVFVHLGLGLMLGLYIPPWLATWYRQAAAMIAGG
- a CDS encoding branched-chain amino acid ABC transporter substrate-binding protein, whose protein sequence is MSKSTALGRELATVGIFAALAAAHAGVARADDTVKIGEAAPVTGPASYLGKDTENGARLAIEEINQAGLTIGGKKITLVFDAQDDAGDPRQATQVAQKLVDDKVAAVVGHMQSGSTIPASKIYSDAGIVQVSPSATNPAYTQQGFKTAYRVVATDAQQGPTLADYAANTMKIHTVAIVDDSTAYGQGLAVEFEKQAKADGITVLSHDATNDKAVDFRAILTKIKGEKPDAIMYGGLDGTGGPFAKQAKQLGIAVKVLAGDGLCADDLAKLAGDAADDVVCSIAGAPLLKMPDGPAFVERYKKRFGYAPVLNSPFAYDAVGIIVDAMKRAQSTEPDKILAAMPATDHHGVLGETQFDAKGDLRHGVISLYKYVGGKQTLLSVVEK